A window of Syngnathoides biaculeatus isolate LvHL_M chromosome 9, ASM1980259v1, whole genome shotgun sequence contains these coding sequences:
- the nol11 gene encoding nucleolar protein 11-like has product MAVLYEAYTLCRLSPSQNLTSSSIQGVEVERDNDHVIVTDSFRSVTLYKVSDQKPLGSWTVKQGNCLTCPAVYNTHSKEYVTVTDNKVIRIWKEDDVLLDKTFKATVSSAIWRIHCVTGGDPVVLFQRGAVRLLDSLLSAPQQTVEEVLAPDETIRWSTIIVAETQQFVVFTTEKKGEHFLYLQKLKPNTLQRYQLDQEDSGLSPLSLSASYRDKLIHLLHLYPNGHVYQSVISVWSQGADEESQTLILPRNLRLALSVDEGQLEAAAALLLDEAHIAVVGVPHPSAGTDKDYLCIWNINFQTLQAGKEIAGKIFGQLWCYSNKLFIPHGKTLSVVPYGCTKSSLASALGKLRRSGMQEYRSLVSVPSWNSILHEEKTQPSRTTETWKLRNARKSQMSPTLTVEQILELIKTAPVEEVEKQVEGLLSRAETQDMNESLGQLASSLVSRSLADNGFYSTTMLAQLVHTQSLCHSVCPDLVQLALEKNDYFLCQLCLQFFPDIPEEVTCTCLKAFISMPDNDAEKVNLEPDSISFMETLTSREHGQVGLQNGFNSTSSEHHSDVTMTRADEENETPREQSCPVVLQRAVLLNEILQTAYSDDLLLPHLKNLSSQHVILFLQYLHFLYLKYNQDTFPQSHGFRSPSLMQIMDWVCLLLDAHFTVLVMTPEANGLLLNLHSYIKSQVRLFSELGKVEGSLQKLKDMRIKQDMGQYSIDVIELF; this is encoded by the exons ATGGCTGTGCTGTATGAAGCATACACGTTGTGTAGACTCAGTCCATCCCAGAATCTGACAAGTTCCAGCATTCAGGGCGTCGAAGTGGAGCGGGATAACGATCATGTAATCGTCACAGATTCATTCAGATCTGTTACTCTTTACAAG gTGTCAGACCAGAAGCCACTAGGAAGCTGGACTGTGAAACAAGGCAACTGTTTGACCTGTCCAGCAGTCTACAACACACACAGTAAAGAATATGTGACGGTAACAGACAACAAG GTGATCAGAATCTGGAAGGAAGATGATGTTCTCTTGGATAAGACATTCAAAGCGACT GTGTCATCGGCCATCTGGAGGATTCACTGTGTTACTGGAGGAGATCCTGTAGTTTTGTTTCAGAGAGGAGCTGTGAGACTTCTTGATTCGCTTCTCTCAGCTCCTCAGCAAACTGTCGAGGAAGTCCTGGCTCCAGATGAAACTATTAG gtggAGCACCATCATAGTGGCAGAAACCCAACAGTTTGTTGTCTTCACAACAGAGAAG AAAGGGGAACATTTCCTCTACCTGCAGAAACTGAAGCCAAACACACTGCAGAGGTACCAGCTGGATCAAGAAGATTCTGGCCTCTCCCCTCTCAGCTTGTCTGCGTCTTACAGAGATAAACTTATCCATCTGCTTCACCTCT ACCCTAATGGACACGTGTACCAAAGTGTGATCTCTGTGTGGAGCCAGGGTGCCGATGAGGAGTCTCAAACCCTTATCCTGCCCCGTAACCTGCGACTGGCTCTTTCTGTTGATGAGGGCCAACTGGAAGCAGCTGCTGCTCTCCTCCTGGATGAAGCCCACATTGCTGTTGTTGGCGTTCCACACCCCTCAGCTGGAACTGATAAAG ATTATCTTTGCATCTGGAATATCAATTTCCAGACACTTCAGGCAGGGAAAGAAATTGCGGGTAAAATCTTCGGGCAG CTATGGTGTTATTCCAACAAGTTATTCATTCCTCATGGAAAAACCCTGTCTGTTGTTCCATACGGCTGCACCAAATCTTCACTCGCTTCCGCTTTGGGAAAGCTGAGGCGGTCCGGGATGCAAG AATACAGATCGCTAGTGTCAGTGCCTTCTTGGAACAGCATCTTACATGAAGAGAAAACTCAGCCCTCAAGAACAACAGAGACCTGGAAGTTG AGAAATGCACGTAAGAGCCAGATGTCCCCCACTTTAACAGTGGAACAAATTCTGGAGCTCATCaag ACGGCACCAGTAGAGGAAGTAGAGAAACAAGTGGAAGGGCTCCTTTCCAGAGCAGAGACCCAGGACATGAATGAGTCATTAGGCCAGCTGGCATCGTCACTGGTTTCCCGCAGCTTGGCAGATAATGGCTTCTATTCCACGACCATGCTGGCACAGCTAGTACATACACAGTCTCTCTGTCACAG CGTGTGCCCTGACCTTGTGCAGCTAGCCCTGGAAAAGAACGATTACTTCCTGTGTCAGCTGTGTTTACAGTTCTTCCCTGACATCCCTGAAGAGGTCACATGCACCTGCCTGAAGGCCTTCATCAG TATGCCAGACAACGATGCAGAGAAAGTGAACCTGGAGCCTGACAGCATCTCCTTTATGGAAACTCTGACCTCCAGGGAACATGGTCAGGTTGGCTTGCAGAATGGTTTTAACTCCACCTCTTCGGAGCACCACTCAGACGTTACAATGACAAGAGCGGACGAAGAAAATGAAACTCCACGGGAACAAAGCTGTCCAGTGGTCTTACAAAGGGCTGTTTTACT GAATGAGATCCTGCAGACAGCGTACAGCGATGACCTTCTTctcccacatttgaaaaacctTTCATCCCAACACGTCATT CTTTTCCTCCAGTACCTGCACTTCCTCTACTTAAAGTATAACCAAGACACTTTTCCTCAAAGCCATGGCTTTCGCTCACCCAGTCTAATGCAG ATTATGGATTGGGTTTGCTTGTTGTTGGATGCTCATTTTACAGTTCTAGTCATGACTCCAGAGGCCAATGGCTTGCTGCTAAACCTCCACAGCTATATTAAGTCTCAG GTGAGACTATTTTCTGAACTTGGAAAAGTTGAGGGAAGTCTCCAAAAGCTCAAAGACATGAGGATAAAACAAGATATGGGACAGTATTCAATTGATGTTATAGAACTTTTTTAG